Proteins from one Hemicordylus capensis ecotype Gifberg chromosome 7, rHemCap1.1.pri, whole genome shotgun sequence genomic window:
- the MEIOSIN gene encoding meiosis initiator protein, whose translation MWDQTGRVCPEELQPNSRNYKQNSGDSRRKRNNYTSTLKELAQMLPIPLQTSCKRLTKKEILLRVLRYIEHLQASIDTARSLLPVHCGEKKGGSEQAVPSALKRGRRESTPRAKKAKPLGVCKKPRKRRRTRKSEQQGASKKACKCLVLEAGKDTSQTDACSKENLPTMGDASSVLLPSQKQSSFFSGFQVPVLESFQHANAAFLDITKDWNLCSNPEASKGDDVFSACAAQVAYDELRQYTEGPGHSLMGQELVYYYSSCEEEEEEGPGTSPWLSTQSPVGISHAGTLQLCSSGAEAQSNTCLDLGLSPSLFSSPARLLPRHILQGSQEELSPVLFEDVYLSPQSNSFPQTLSGTLLRKSAFTLDHCYLSYSETVKSDSSPMSRVNESTSSWNKQFFSEEASTIKSEYPVSSSDENSDSTWTPCKRVKLPQAACQKKKKVGRRQRRREKRSNSAPLQLKKKCVNGFIMFCRLNRKHYIRACPGMASTAATRELAQLWRMMTKQERKPYCKKARRFSRLNNRIVRDDFSSGEEDPEPLKPFHLLLAEKSFPVAQNFGDYSLLELIP comes from the exons ATGTGGGACCAAACGGGACGTGTTTGCCCTGAGGAACTGCAGCCAAACAGCAGGAATTACAAACAGAATTCTGGTGACAG CAGAAGAAAACGCAATAATTATACTAGCACACTTAAAGAACTGGCTCAGATGTTGCCCATCCCTTTGCAAACTAGCTGCAAGAGGCTGACAAAG aaagaaattcttctccgaGTCCTCCGCTACATTGAGCACTTGCAGGCAAGCATTGATACAGCCAGATCGCTGCTCCCGGTCCATTGTGGTGAGAAAAAAG GAGGGTCTGAGCAGGCAGTGCCATCTGCTCTGAAGAGAGGGCGAAGAGAAAGCACTCCACGGGCAAAGAAAGCCAAGCCACTGGGTGTATGCAAGAAACCAAGGAAGAGAAGGCGCACCCGTAAATCAG AGCAGCAAGGGGCAAGCAAGAAGGCATGCAAGTGTCTTGTTCTCGAGGCTGGAAAGGACACTTCCCAAACTGATGCATGCAGTAAGGAGAACCTGCCCACCATGGGAGATGCATCCTCGGTTCTTTTGCCTTCCCAGAAGcagtcctctttcttttctgGCTTCCAGGTTCCAGTACTAGAATCTTTCCAACATGCAAATGCTGCCTTTCTGGACATCACCAAAG ACTGGAATTTGTGTAGTAATCCAGAGGCAAGCAAGGGTGATGATGTGTTTTCTGCTTGCGCGGCACAAGTGGCTTATGATGAACTGCGCCAATACACTGAAGGGCCTGGACATTCACTGATGGG GCAGGAGCTAGTGTATTATTATTCCTCttgtgaggaagaagaggaagaaggaccTGGCACAAGCCCTTGGCTCTCAACCCAGTCCCCTGTGGGCATTTCCCATG cAGGGACCCTGCAGCTATGTTCTTCTGGGGCTGAGGCCCAAAGCAACACTTGCTTGGATCTGGGGTTGAGCCCTTCActtttctcctctcctgctcGACTGCTCCCCAGGCACATCCTGCAAGGCAGCCAGGAGGAACTTTCTCCAG TGTTGTTTGAAGATGTGTATCTTTCCCCCCAGTCTAATAGTTTTCCTCAGACCCTTTCAGGAACCCTGTTAAGAAAG TCGGCATTCACATTGGATCACTGCTACCTTTCCTACAGCGAAACGGTTAAAAGTGATTCCAGCCCCATGTCAAGAGTGAATGAGAGCACCTCTTCATGGAACAAACAATTCTTTTCAGAG GAGGCTTCCACCATCAAGAGCGAGTATCCAGTGTCTTCCAGTGATGAGAACAGCGACAGCACCTGGACACCATGCAAGAGAGTGAAGCTACCCCAGGCAGCctgtcagaagaagaagaaagtgggcAGGAGGCAGCGGCGCCGTGAGAAACGCAGCAACTCGGCTCCCTTGCAGCTGAAGAAGAAATGTGTCAATGGATTCATCATGTTCTGCCGCCTGAACCGCAAGCACTACATCCG CGCTTGCCCAGGCatggcctccacagctgccacaaGAGAGCTGGCCCAGCTGTGGCGCATGATGACGAAGCAGGAACGGAAGCCGTACTG caagAAAGCTCGGAGATTCAGCCGCCTGAACAATCGCATTGTGAGGGATGACTTTTCCAGTGGAGAAGAGGATCCAGAACCACTCAAACCTTTCCATCTGTTGCTCGCGGAGAAATCATTTCCTGTTGCTCAGAACTTTGGTGACTACTCTTTGCTAGAGCTTATCCCCTGA